In one window of Cynocephalus volans isolate mCynVol1 chromosome 6, mCynVol1.pri, whole genome shotgun sequence DNA:
- the DIRAS2 gene encoding GTP-binding protein Di-Ras2, which yields MPEQSNDYRVAVFGAGGVGKSSLVLRFVKGTFRESYIPTVEDTYRQVISCDKSICTLQITDTTGSHQFPAMQRLSISKGHAFILVYSITSRQSLEELKPIYQQICEIKGNVESIPIMLVGNKCDESPSREVQGSEAEALARTWKCAFMETSAKLNHNVKELFQELLNLEKRRTVSLQIDGKKSKQQKRREKLKGKCVVM from the coding sequence ATGCCTGAACAGAGCAACGATTACCGGGTGGCTGTGTTTGGGGCAGGTGGTGTTGGCAAGAGCTCCCTCGTCTTGAGGTTTGTGAAAGGCACGTTCCGGGAGAGCTACATCCCGACTGTGGAAGACACCTACCGGCAGGTGATCAGCTGTGACAAGAGCATATGCACGCTGCAGATCACCGACACAACGGGGAGCCACCAGTTCCCCGCCATGCAACGGCTGTCCATCTCCAAGGGGCACGCCTTCATCCTGGTGTACTCCATCACCAGCCGGCAGTCCCTGGAGGAGCTCAAACCCATCTACCAACAGATCTGCGAGATCAAAGGGAATGTGGAAAGCATCCCCATCATGCTGGTGGGGAACAAGTGTGACGAGAGCCCCAGCCGCGAGGTGCAGGGCAGCGAGGCGGAGGCGCTGGCCCGCACGTGGAAGTGCGCCTTCATGGAGACCTCGGCCAAGCTCAACCACAACGTGAAGGAGCTCTTCCAGGAGCTGCTCAACCTGGAGAAGCGCAGGACCGTGAGCCTACAGATCGACGGGAAAAAGAGCAAGCagcagaaaaggagggagaagctCAAGGGCAAGTGTGTGGTCATGTGA